A single Pseudomonas putida DNA region contains:
- the truD gene encoding tRNA pseudouridine(13) synthase TruD — protein sequence MTELDLLGPRASGESLGSAVLKAVAEDFQVDEVLDIPLSGQGEHLWLWVEKRDLNTEEAARRLARAAGVPVRAISYAGLKDRQALTRQWFSLHLPGKADPDLSRAEDDTLRVLKQVRHQRKLQRGAHSANGFTLRLTALAADRQALDARLEQLKQQGVPNYFGSQRFGHGGGNVHDAQDWAARKALPEQRNVRSRLLSAARSYVFNQVLAARVADGSWQRAQVGDLLAFTDSRSFFPAGEQECSDPRLAILDLHPTGPMWGEGPSPAAGATSELETAVGERHLALCQWLAYAGMSHERRILRLPIGGLTWHYPEPDILQLEFVLPAGCFATVVVRELVDLVPAGQTDSPCVF from the coding sequence ATGACCGAACTGGACCTGCTGGGCCCGCGCGCGTCGGGCGAATCGTTGGGTAGCGCAGTACTCAAGGCCGTGGCTGAAGATTTCCAGGTCGACGAGGTGCTGGATATCCCGTTGTCCGGCCAGGGCGAGCACCTGTGGCTGTGGGTCGAGAAGCGCGACCTCAACACCGAAGAAGCTGCCCGCCGCCTGGCCCGCGCCGCCGGTGTACCGGTGCGCGCCATCAGCTATGCCGGCCTCAAGGACCGCCAGGCCCTGACCCGCCAGTGGTTCAGCCTGCACCTGCCGGGCAAGGCCGACCCGGACCTGTCCCGTGCCGAAGACGACACCCTGCGCGTACTCAAGCAGGTGCGTCACCAGCGTAAGCTGCAGCGCGGTGCCCATTCGGCTAACGGTTTTACCCTGCGTCTGACCGCCCTGGCGGCTGACCGCCAGGCCCTTGATGCTCGCCTGGAGCAACTCAAGCAGCAGGGCGTGCCGAACTACTTTGGCAGCCAGCGTTTCGGTCACGGCGGCGGCAACGTCCACGACGCTCAGGACTGGGCCGCGCGCAAGGCTCTGCCGGAACAGCGCAATGTGCGTTCGCGCCTGCTTTCGGCGGCGCGCAGCTATGTGTTCAATCAGGTGCTGGCGGCGCGTGTCGCTGATGGCAGCTGGCAGCGCGCCCAGGTCGGGGACCTGTTGGCATTCACTGATAGCCGTAGTTTCTTTCCTGCTGGAGAGCAGGAATGTTCCGATCCTCGCCTGGCAATTCTTGATTTGCATCCGACTGGCCCGATGTGGGGGGAAGGCCCTTCGCCCGCGGCTGGCGCGACCTCCGAGCTTGAGACGGCGGTCGGCGAGCGCCACCTGGCACTGTGCCAATGGCTCGCATATGCGGGCATGAGTCACGAACGGCGCATCCTGCGGCTCCCTATTGGCGGCCTGACGTGGCATTATCCCGAGCCTGATATCCTGCAACTGGAATTCGTCCTTCCGGCCGGATGCTTCGCCACCGTGGTGGTGCGCGAACTCGTCGATCTGGTGCCGGCAGGGCAGACGGACAGCCCATGCGTATTCTGA
- the ispF gene encoding 2-C-methyl-D-erythritol 2,4-cyclodiphosphate synthase, translated as MRIGHGYDVHRFCDGDFITLGGVRIPHKYGLLAHSDGDVLLHALSDALLGAAALGDIGKHFPDTDPQFKGADSRVLLRHVVAIVKAKGWQVGNVDATIVAQAPKMAPHIETMRQLIAEDLQVELDQVNVKATTTEKLGFTGREEGIAVHAVALLLSA; from the coding sequence ATGCGTATTGGCCACGGCTACGATGTGCACCGTTTCTGCGACGGTGATTTCATTACCCTGGGTGGGGTGCGTATCCCCCACAAATACGGCCTCCTGGCCCACTCCGACGGTGACGTGCTGCTGCACGCCCTGAGCGATGCCTTGCTTGGCGCTGCCGCGTTGGGCGACATCGGCAAGCATTTCCCCGACACCGACCCGCAGTTCAAGGGCGCCGACAGCCGCGTGCTGCTGCGTCACGTGGTCGCTATCGTCAAGGCCAAGGGCTGGCAGGTCGGCAATGTCGACGCCACCATTGTCGCCCAGGCCCCGAAAATGGCCCCGCACATCGAAACCATGCGCCAGCTGATTGCCGAAGACCTGCAGGTCGAACTCGACCAGGTCAACGTCAAGGCCACCACCACCGAGAAGCTCGGTTTCACCGGCCGCGAGGAGGGCATTGCCGTGCATGCGGTTGCCCTGCTGCTGTCAGCATGA
- the fghA gene encoding S-formylglutathione hydrolase codes for MSLDNISCQKSFGGWHKRYRHHSKVLGCDMVFAVYLPPQAEQGEKLPVLYWLSGLTCTDENFMQKAGAQRLAAELGLIIVAPDTSPRGEQVAGDPDGAWDFGLGAGFYLNATQQPWAQHYRMHDYVVQELPALIEAHFPASEQRSISGHSMGGHGALVCALRNPGRYRSVSAFSPISNPMDCPWGEKAFSRYLGEDRARWREWDASVLLAEAPAGECPPLLVDQGDRDDFLEKQLKPEALEQAARKGGHELTLRLQPGYDHSYYFIASFIDEHLRHHAKALGRL; via the coding sequence ATGAGCCTGGATAACATCTCCTGCCAGAAGAGCTTCGGCGGCTGGCACAAGCGTTACCGGCATCACTCCAAGGTGCTGGGTTGCGACATGGTGTTCGCCGTCTACCTGCCGCCACAGGCAGAGCAGGGTGAGAAGCTGCCAGTGCTGTACTGGCTCAGCGGCCTCACCTGCACCGACGAGAACTTCATGCAGAAGGCGGGTGCCCAGCGCCTGGCAGCAGAGCTCGGCTTGATCATCGTCGCCCCCGACACCAGCCCGCGTGGCGAGCAGGTGGCGGGCGACCCTGACGGCGCCTGGGACTTTGGCCTCGGCGCCGGGTTCTACCTCAACGCCACCCAGCAGCCCTGGGCCCAGCACTATCGCATGCACGACTATGTGGTGCAGGAACTGCCGGCCCTGATCGAGGCGCACTTCCCGGCGTCCGAGCAGCGCAGCATCAGCGGCCATTCCATGGGGGGCCATGGCGCGCTGGTGTGCGCCTTGCGCAACCCGGGGCGCTATCGTTCGGTGTCGGCGTTCTCGCCGATCAGCAACCCTATGGATTGCCCGTGGGGTGAGAAAGCCTTCAGCCGCTACCTGGGTGAAGACCGTGCGCGCTGGCGTGAATGGGATGCCAGTGTGCTGCTGGCGGAAGCGCCTGCAGGCGAGTGCCCGCCGCTACTGGTGGACCAGGGCGACCGTGATGACTTCCTCGAGAAGCAACTCAAGCCTGAAGCGCTGGAGCAGGCCGCACGCAAAGGCGGGCATGAACTGACCCTGCGCTTGCAGCCCGGCTATGACCACAGCTACTACTTCATCGCCAGCTTCATCGACGAGCACCTGCGGCATCATGCGAAGGCACTGGGGCGCCTGTAG
- a CDS encoding S-(hydroxymethyl)glutathione dehydrogenase/class III alcohol dehydrogenase produces MIKSRAAVAFEAKKPLEIVEVDVAMPKAGEVLLRVVASGVCHTDAYTLSGADPEGIFPSILGHEGGAIVEAVGEGVTSVAVGDHVIPLYTPECGKCKFCLSGKTNLCQAIRATQGKGLMPDGTTRFSYKGQQLFHYMGTSTFSEYTVLPEISVAKIQKEAPLEKVCLLGCGVTTGIGAVLNTAKVKPGDTVAIFGLGGIGLSAVIGAVKAKASRIIAIDINPAKFEIARQLGATDCINPKDYDRPIQEVIVDLTDGGVDFSFECIGNVQLMRAALECCHKGWGESVIIGVAGAGQEIATRPFQLVTGRVWRGSAFGGVRGRSELPSYVDMAEKGEIPLDTFITHTMGLEDINKAFDLMHEGKSIRSVIHF; encoded by the coding sequence ATGATCAAGTCCCGTGCTGCCGTTGCCTTCGAGGCCAAGAAACCCCTGGAAATCGTCGAAGTCGACGTGGCCATGCCCAAGGCCGGCGAGGTGCTGCTGCGCGTGGTCGCCAGCGGTGTCTGCCACACCGACGCCTACACCCTGTCCGGCGCCGACCCGGAAGGCATCTTCCCGTCGATCCTCGGCCATGAAGGCGGTGCGATCGTCGAAGCCGTGGGCGAGGGCGTTACCTCGGTGGCGGTGGGCGATCATGTGATCCCGCTGTACACCCCGGAATGCGGCAAGTGCAAGTTCTGCCTCTCGGGCAAGACCAACCTGTGCCAGGCCATCCGCGCCACCCAGGGCAAGGGCCTGATGCCGGACGGCACCACCCGCTTCTCGTACAAGGGCCAGCAGCTGTTCCATTACATGGGCACCTCGACCTTCTCCGAGTACACCGTGCTGCCGGAAATTTCCGTGGCCAAGATCCAGAAAGAAGCACCTCTGGAGAAGGTCTGCCTGCTGGGTTGCGGCGTCACCACCGGTATCGGCGCGGTGCTCAACACCGCCAAGGTCAAGCCGGGTGATACCGTGGCCATCTTCGGCCTCGGCGGCATCGGCCTGTCGGCAGTGATTGGTGCGGTCAAGGCCAAGGCCTCGCGCATCATCGCCATCGACATCAACCCGGCCAAGTTCGAAATCGCCCGCCAGCTGGGCGCTACCGACTGCATCAACCCGAAAGACTACGACCGCCCGATCCAGGAAGTGATCGTCGACCTCACCGACGGTGGCGTGGACTTCTCCTTCGAGTGCATCGGCAACGTGCAGCTGATGCGCGCGGCCCTGGAGTGCTGCCACAAGGGCTGGGGCGAGTCGGTGATCATCGGTGTCGCCGGTGCTGGCCAGGAAATCGCCACCCGTCCGTTCCAGCTGGTGACCGGCCGCGTCTGGCGTGGTTCGGCATTCGGCGGCGTACGTGGCCGCAGCGAGCTGCCAAGCTACGTGGACATGGCCGAGAAGGGCGAGATCCCGCTGGATACCTTCATCACCCACACCATGGGCCTTGAGGACATCAACAAGGCCTTCGACCTGATGCACGAAGGCAAGAGCATCCGCAGCGTGATCCACTTCTGA
- a CDS encoding LysR substrate-binding domain-containing protein — protein sequence MSSRWEGIDEFVAVAESGQFTAAAERLGVSSSHISRQIARLEERLQTRLLYRSTRRVALSEAGQTFLQHCQRLQDGREEALRAMGDLASEPKGLLRMTCAVAYGERFIVPLVTRFMALYPQLRVEVELSNRTLDLLHEGMDLAIRLGRLADSRLVATRLAPRRMYLCASPAYLERYGRPHSLSELARHNCLIGSSDLWALLQDGREISQRVQGNWRCNSGQAVLDAALLGMGLCQLPDYYVLEHLNSGALVSLLEGHQPPNTAVWALYPQQRHLSPKVRRLVDYLKEGLAELPEYRVT from the coding sequence ATGAGCAGCCGCTGGGAAGGCATCGACGAATTCGTCGCCGTGGCCGAGTCGGGTCAGTTCACGGCTGCAGCCGAGCGCCTGGGCGTGTCGTCATCCCACATCAGCCGGCAGATCGCCCGCCTTGAAGAACGCCTGCAAACCCGTTTGCTGTACCGCAGTACCCGCCGGGTGGCCTTGAGTGAAGCCGGGCAGACCTTTCTGCAGCACTGTCAGCGCCTTCAGGACGGTCGCGAGGAAGCGCTGCGCGCCATGGGTGACCTGGCCAGCGAGCCCAAGGGCCTGCTGCGCATGACCTGTGCGGTGGCCTATGGTGAGCGCTTCATCGTGCCGCTGGTAACGCGGTTCATGGCGCTGTATCCGCAATTGCGGGTCGAAGTGGAGCTGAGCAACCGCACTCTCGACCTGCTGCACGAAGGCATGGACCTGGCGATCCGCCTGGGCCGGCTGGCCGACTCGCGGCTGGTGGCCACGCGCCTTGCGCCGCGGCGCATGTACCTGTGTGCCTCGCCGGCGTACCTGGAGCGCTACGGGCGACCGCACAGCCTGTCAGAACTGGCTCGGCACAATTGCCTGATCGGCAGTTCCGACCTGTGGGCGCTGCTGCAGGATGGCCGCGAGATCAGCCAGCGGGTGCAGGGCAACTGGCGCTGCAACAGTGGCCAGGCCGTGCTGGATGCGGCGCTGCTGGGGATGGGGTTGTGCCAGCTGCCGGACTATTACGTGCTCGAGCACTTGAACAGTGGCGCACTGGTTTCGTTGCTGGAGGGGCATCAGCCGCCGAATACGGCGGTTTGGGCGCTGTATCCGCAGCAAAGGCACTTATCGCCGAAGGTAAGGCGGTTGGTGGATTATCTGAAGGAAGGGTTGGCGGAGTTGCCAGAGTATCGGGTGACCTGA
- the ispD gene encoding 2-C-methyl-D-erythritol 4-phosphate cytidylyltransferase encodes MNESLPAFWAVIPAAGVGARMAADRPKQYLELAGQTILEHSLDCFLGHPSLKGVVVSIAEDDPYWPGLRCASDPRIQRAAGGDERADSVLNALLLLHAQGASDNDWVLVHDAARPNLARSDLDKLLSELADDPVGGLLAVPARDTLKRADANGRVAATVDRSTIWQAYTPQMFRLGALHRALAESLVSDVVVTDEASAIEWSGQAPRLVEGRSDNIKVTRPEDLEWLRQRWAGRR; translated from the coding sequence ATGAATGAATCTTTGCCGGCCTTCTGGGCCGTAATTCCTGCTGCGGGCGTCGGTGCCCGCATGGCTGCCGACCGCCCCAAGCAATACCTGGAGTTGGCCGGGCAGACCATCCTCGAGCACAGCCTCGACTGTTTTCTTGGCCACCCCTCGCTCAAGGGCGTGGTGGTCAGCATTGCCGAAGATGACCCGTACTGGCCTGGCCTGCGTTGTGCCAGCGACCCGCGCATCCAGCGTGCAGCGGGTGGTGACGAACGTGCCGACTCGGTGCTCAATGCCTTGTTGCTGCTGCATGCCCAGGGGGCGTCGGACAACGACTGGGTGCTGGTGCACGATGCGGCGCGGCCGAACCTGGCGCGTAGTGACCTGGACAAGCTGTTGTCGGAGTTGGCCGATGACCCGGTAGGCGGGCTGCTGGCGGTGCCGGCGCGCGATACCCTCAAGCGCGCCGATGCCAATGGGCGGGTGGCCGCTACGGTGGACCGCAGCACCATCTGGCAGGCCTATACACCGCAGATGTTCCGCCTGGGCGCGCTGCATCGGGCTTTGGCCGAGAGTCTGGTTTCCGATGTGGTGGTGACCGACGAGGCGTCGGCTATCGAGTGGTCGGGGCAGGCGCCGCGGCTGGTCGAAGGGCGCAGCGACAACATCAAGGTCACCCGGCCGGAAGATCTGGAGTGGTTGCGCCAGCGCTGGGCGGGCAGGCGCTGA
- the ftsB gene encoding cell division protein FtsB — translation MRSPYWLFLVLLLLLGGLQYRLWVGNGSLAQVAELKQQIDEQHAENERLLERNRVLDAEVLELKKGMETVEERARHELGMVKEGETLFQLPQK, via the coding sequence ATGCGCAGTCCCTATTGGTTGTTCCTTGTCCTGCTCCTGCTGCTCGGTGGCCTGCAGTACCGCCTTTGGGTGGGTAACGGCAGCCTGGCGCAAGTGGCCGAGCTCAAGCAGCAGATCGACGAACAGCACGCCGAGAACGAGCGGCTGCTGGAGCGTAACCGCGTGCTCGATGCCGAGGTGCTGGAGTTGAAGAAGGGTATGGAGACCGTCGAAGAACGGGCTCGTCATGAACTGGGAATGGTCAAAGAGGGCGAAACCCTCTTCCAGCTGCCGCAAAAATGA
- the eno gene encoding phosphopyruvate hydratase, translating into MAKIVDIKGREVLDSRGNPTVEADVLLDNGIIGSACAPSGASTGSREALELRDGDKSRYLGKGVLKAVANINGPIRELLLGKDPSDQKALDRAMIELDGTENKAKLGANAILAVSLAAAKAAAQDQDLPLYAHIANLNGTPGQYSMPVPMMNIINGGEHADNNVDIQEFMVQPVGAKTFSDGLRMGTEIFHHLKAVLKARGLNTAVGDEGGFAPNLASNEDALGAIAEAVEKAGYKLGTDVTLALDCAASEFYEDGKYNLSGEGKSFDAEGFAEYLKGLTERFPIISIEDGLDESDWAGWKILTDKIGEKVQLVGDDLFVTNTKILKEGIEKGIGNSILIKFNQIGSLTETLEAIQMAKAAGYTAVISHRSGETEDSTIADLAVGTAAGQIKTGSLCRSDRVSKYNQLLRIEEQLGAKAVYRGRAEFRG; encoded by the coding sequence ATGGCAAAAATCGTCGACATCAAAGGTCGTGAAGTTCTCGATTCGCGTGGCAACCCCACTGTGGAAGCCGATGTACTGCTCGACAACGGCATCATCGGCAGCGCTTGCGCGCCGTCCGGTGCTTCCACCGGCTCGCGCGAAGCGCTGGAGCTGCGTGATGGCGACAAGAGCCGTTACCTGGGCAAGGGCGTGCTGAAGGCCGTCGCCAACATCAACGGCCCGATCCGTGAGCTGCTGCTGGGCAAGGATCCTTCCGACCAGAAGGCTCTGGACCGCGCCATGATCGAACTGGACGGTACCGAGAACAAGGCCAAGCTGGGCGCCAACGCCATCCTGGCTGTGTCCCTGGCTGCCGCCAAGGCTGCTGCACAGGATCAGGACCTGCCGCTGTACGCGCACATCGCCAACCTGAACGGCACCCCGGGCCAGTACTCGATGCCGGTTCCGATGATGAACATCATCAACGGTGGCGAGCACGCCGACAACAACGTCGACATCCAGGAGTTCATGGTTCAGCCGGTTGGCGCCAAGACCTTCTCCGATGGCCTGCGCATGGGCACCGAAATCTTCCACCACCTCAAAGCTGTGCTGAAGGCCCGTGGCCTGAACACCGCCGTGGGTGACGAGGGTGGTTTCGCCCCGAACCTGGCTTCCAACGAAGACGCCCTGGGCGCCATCGCCGAAGCCGTGGAAAAAGCCGGCTACAAGCTGGGCACCGACGTGACCCTGGCCCTGGACTGCGCGGCTTCCGAGTTCTACGAAGACGGCAAGTACAACCTGTCCGGTGAAGGCAAGTCGTTCGACGCCGAAGGCTTCGCCGAGTACCTGAAAGGCCTGACCGAGCGTTTCCCGATCATCTCGATCGAAGACGGCCTGGACGAGTCCGACTGGGCTGGCTGGAAGATCCTGACCGACAAGATCGGTGAAAAGGTGCAGCTGGTCGGCGACGACCTGTTCGTGACCAACACCAAGATCCTCAAGGAAGGCATCGAGAAGGGCATCGGTAACTCGATCCTGATCAAGTTCAACCAGATCGGCTCGCTGACCGAAACCCTGGAAGCCATCCAGATGGCCAAGGCTGCCGGCTACACTGCGGTGATCTCGCACCGTTCCGGTGAAACCGAAGACTCGACCATCGCCGACCTGGCTGTGGGTACCGCTGCCGGCCAGATCAAGACTGGCTCGCTGTGCCGCTCCGACCGCGTCTCGAAGTACAACCAGCTGCTGCGCATCGAAGAGCAACTGGGCGCCAAAGCGGTTTACCGTGGTCGTGCCGAGTTTCGCGGCTAA
- a CDS encoding CTP synthase, whose product MTRYIFVTGGVVSSLGKGIASASLAAILEARGLKVTMLKLDPYINVDPGTMSPFQHGEVFVTHDGAETDLDLGHYERFIRTTMTQNNNFTTGRIYEHVLRKERRGDYLGATIQVIPHITDEIKRRIIKGAGDADVALVEIGGTVGDIESQPFLEAIRQLRVEVGSKRAMLMHLTLVPYIATAGETKTKPTQHSVKELRSIGLQPDVLICRSDHPVDASSRRKIALFTNVEERAVISLEDVDTIYKIPGVLHAQGLDDFVVERFGLQCNSADLSEWDKVVDAKLNPEQEVTIAMVGKYMELLDAYKSLIEAMSHAGITNRTKVNLRYIDSEDIENQGTSLLEGADAILVPGGFGLRGVEGKITAVQYARENKVPYLGICLGMQVAVIEFARNVMGWKDANSTEFDRNSGHPVVGLITEWADATGAVETRTEASDLGGTMRLGAQDCQLAAGSKVHDCYGKDIITERHRHRYEVNNNLLPQLVDGGLVVSGRSEDGALVEVVEAKDHPWFVACQFHPEFTSTPRDGHPLFSGFVKAALAQKNKA is encoded by the coding sequence ATGACGCGCTACATATTCGTCACGGGCGGTGTTGTTTCTTCATTGGGGAAAGGCATTGCCTCGGCTTCCCTGGCGGCCATCCTGGAAGCGCGGGGCCTGAAGGTCACCATGCTCAAGCTGGATCCGTACATCAACGTCGATCCGGGCACCATGAGCCCGTTCCAGCATGGTGAAGTGTTCGTCACCCACGATGGCGCCGAGACCGACCTCGACCTGGGCCACTACGAGCGGTTCATCCGCACCACCATGACCCAGAACAACAACTTCACCACCGGCCGCATCTACGAGCACGTGCTGCGTAAAGAGCGTCGTGGTGACTACCTGGGCGCGACCATCCAGGTCATCCCGCACATCACCGACGAGATCAAGCGTCGCATCATCAAGGGTGCCGGCGATGCCGACGTGGCCCTGGTGGAAATCGGCGGTACCGTGGGTGACATCGAGTCGCAGCCGTTCCTCGAAGCGATCCGCCAGCTGCGTGTCGAAGTGGGCTCCAAGCGCGCCATGCTGATGCACCTGACCCTGGTCCCGTACATCGCCACCGCCGGTGAGACCAAGACCAAGCCGACCCAGCACTCGGTCAAGGAGCTGCGCTCCATCGGCCTGCAGCCTGACGTGCTGATCTGCCGTTCCGACCACCCGGTCGACGCCTCGTCGCGCCGCAAGATCGCGCTGTTCACCAACGTTGAAGAGCGTGCGGTGATTTCGCTGGAAGACGTCGACACCATCTACAAGATCCCAGGTGTTCTGCACGCCCAGGGCCTGGACGACTTCGTCGTCGAGCGCTTCGGCCTGCAGTGCAACAGCGCCGACCTGTCCGAGTGGGACAAGGTGGTCGATGCCAAGCTCAACCCTGAGCAGGAAGTGACCATCGCCATGGTCGGCAAGTACATGGAACTGCTGGATGCGTACAAGTCGCTGATCGAAGCGATGAGCCACGCCGGCATCACCAACCGTACCAAGGTCAACCTGCGTTACATCGATTCCGAAGACATCGAGAACCAGGGCACCAGCCTGCTCGAAGGTGCCGACGCCATTCTGGTTCCGGGCGGTTTCGGCCTGCGTGGCGTGGAAGGCAAGATCACTGCGGTGCAGTACGCCCGTGAGAACAAGGTCCCGTACCTGGGCATCTGCCTGGGCATGCAGGTGGCCGTGATCGAGTTCGCCCGTAACGTGATGGGCTGGAAAGACGCCAACTCCACCGAGTTCGACCGCAACAGCGGCCACCCGGTGGTCGGCCTGATCACCGAGTGGGCCGATGCCACCGGTGCCGTCGAGACCCGTACCGAAGCTTCCGACCTGGGCGGCACCATGCGCCTGGGCGCACAGGACTGCCAACTGGCTGCCGGTTCCAAGGTGCACGACTGCTACGGCAAGGACATCATCACCGAGCGTCACCGCCACCGTTACGAAGTCAACAACAACCTGCTGCCACAACTGGTCGATGGCGGCCTGGTGGTTTCCGGTCGTTCCGAAGACGGCGCGCTGGTCGAAGTGGTCGAGGCCAAGGATCACCCGTGGTTCGTTGCCTGCCAGTTCCACCCGGAGTTCACCTCCACCCCGCGTGACGGTCACCCGCTGTTCAGCGGCTTCGTCAAGGCGGCCCTGGCCCAGAAGAACAAGGCCTGA
- the tilS gene encoding tRNA lysidine(34) synthetase TilS has translation MINLTPWLNAPTWYIAFSGGLDSTVLLHLLAGHARIPVTPPLRALHIHHGLQPAADAWPAHCQAICDKLGIELQVIHVQVPPGASLEQAARDARYAAFMSVLGPGDILFTAQHRDDQAETMLFRLLRGAGLRGLAAMPEQRPLGQGSLVRPLLATSRQQLHDYAQAQGLVWIEDPTNADCAFDRNYLRAQVFPHLQQRWPQASQNFARCAEHLGEALGLLDELALGDLAKAGEGAAPAWAALQSLDLAVLTRLSPARQRNALQHWLSQRTRLPDTRHWAGWVDLRDAAADAQPIWRLADGRLVRSHGRIWWLSGDWLKLPVGEVPWRDPGEALALPSNGSVRLDVAQPPGELRIAYRQGGEVLDIPGRGRRDLKRLLNELQVPHFVRPRLPLLYCGERLLAVANLPSLAQADCQLHWQPPTNAQGLS, from the coding sequence ATGATCAACCTCACCCCCTGGCTCAATGCCCCCACCTGGTACATCGCCTTCTCCGGCGGCCTCGACTCCACTGTCCTCCTGCACCTGCTGGCCGGGCACGCCCGCATCCCCGTAACCCCGCCGCTACGCGCCCTCCATATCCATCACGGCCTACAACCTGCTGCCGACGCCTGGCCCGCTCACTGTCAAGCCATCTGCGACAAGCTCGGTATCGAACTCCAGGTCATCCACGTCCAGGTCCCCCCCGGCGCTAGCCTCGAACAGGCTGCACGCGACGCTCGCTATGCTGCCTTCATGAGCGTGCTCGGTCCCGGAGACATCCTGTTCACTGCCCAGCACCGCGACGACCAGGCCGAAACCATGCTTTTTCGCCTGCTGCGAGGTGCCGGCCTGCGTGGCCTTGCGGCGATGCCCGAACAGCGCCCCCTTGGGCAGGGCAGCCTGGTCCGGCCGTTGCTGGCCACCTCGCGCCAGCAGCTGCATGACTACGCCCAGGCCCAAGGGCTGGTGTGGATCGAAGATCCGACGAACGCAGATTGCGCCTTCGACCGCAACTATCTGCGCGCGCAGGTGTTCCCGCACTTGCAACAGCGTTGGCCGCAGGCCAGCCAGAACTTCGCCCGTTGTGCCGAGCACCTGGGCGAGGCCCTGGGCTTGCTCGATGAACTGGCACTGGGCGATCTGGCCAAGGCCGGGGAGGGCGCCGCGCCGGCCTGGGCTGCCTTGCAGTCGCTCGATCTGGCGGTGCTCACCCGTTTGTCACCTGCACGGCAGCGCAATGCCCTGCAGCACTGGCTGAGCCAGCGAACCCGCCTGCCCGATACCCGTCATTGGGCAGGCTGGGTGGACCTGCGCGATGCGGCGGCAGATGCACAACCGATCTGGCGGCTTGCCGATGGTCGGTTAGTACGCAGTCACGGTCGCATCTGGTGGCTGAGTGGTGACTGGTTGAAGCTGCCGGTGGGCGAGGTGCCCTGGCGCGATCCTGGCGAGGCGCTGGCGCTGCCGAGCAACGGCAGTGTGCGTCTTGATGTCGCCCAGCCGCCGGGCGAACTGCGTATCGCCTATCGCCAGGGCGGCGAGGTGCTGGATATCCCCGGCCGCGGCCGACGCGACCTCAAGCGCCTGCTCAACGAGCTGCAGGTCCCGCACTTCGTGCGTCCGCGCCTGCCACTGCTATATTGCGGCGAGCGCCTGCTGGCGGTGGCCAATCTGCCTTCGCTGGCGCAGGCCGATTGCCAGCTTCACTGGCAGCCGCCGACGAACGCGCAAGGTTTGAGCTGA
- the accA gene encoding acetyl-CoA carboxylase carboxyl transferase subunit alpha, with translation MNPNFLDFEQPIADLQAKIEGLRLVGNDNSLNISDEIARLQDKSNTLTESIFGNLTSWQIARLARHPRRPYTLDYLEHIFTEFEELHGDRHFSDDAAIVGGTARLDGKPVMVIGHQKGREVREKVRRNFGMPRPEGYRKACRLMEMAERFKMPILTFIDTPGAYPGIDAEERNQSEAIAWNLRVMARLKTPIIATVIGEGGSGGALAIGVCDQLNMLQYSTYSVISPEGCASILWKTADKAADAAEAMGITAERLKSLNIVDKVIQEPLGGAHRDPAKMSESIRADLVQQLDMLGKLDNDALLARRYDRLMSYGL, from the coding sequence ATGAACCCGAATTTTCTCGATTTCGAACAGCCGATTGCCGACCTGCAAGCCAAGATCGAAGGCCTGCGCCTGGTGGGTAACGACAACTCGCTGAACATCAGCGATGAAATTGCCCGTCTGCAAGACAAGAGCAACACCCTGACCGAAAGCATCTTCGGCAACCTGACCAGCTGGCAGATCGCTCGCCTGGCCCGTCACCCACGTCGTCCGTACACCTTGGACTACCTGGAGCACATCTTCACCGAGTTCGAAGAACTGCACGGCGACCGCCACTTCTCCGATGATGCTGCCATCGTCGGTGGTACCGCACGTCTGGACGGCAAGCCAGTGATGGTCATCGGCCACCAGAAGGGCCGCGAAGTCCGTGAGAAGGTTCGCCGCAACTTCGGCATGCCGCGCCCTGAAGGCTACCGCAAGGCTTGCCGCCTGATGGAAATGGCCGAGCGCTTCAAGATGCCGATCCTGACCTTCATCGACACCCCGGGCGCTTACCCGGGCATCGACGCCGAAGAGCGCAACCAGAGCGAGGCGATCGCCTGGAACCTGCGCGTCATGGCCCGTCTGAAGACCCCGATCATCGCCACCGTGATCGGTGAGGGCGGTTCCGGGGGTGCGCTGGCCATCGGTGTGTGCGACCAACTGAACATGCTGCAGTACTCCACCTACTCGGTGATCTCGCCAGAAGGCTGCGCCTCGATTCTGTGGAAGACGGCCGACAAGGCTGCCGACGCCGCCGAAGCCATGGGTATCACCGCCGAGCGCCTGAAGAGCCTGAACATCGTCGACAAGGTCATCCAGGAGCCGCTGGGCGGCGCCCACCGTGACCCGGCCAAGATGTCCGAAAGCATCCGTGCCGATCTGGTGCAGCAACTGGACATGCTCGGCAAGCTCGATAACGACGCGCTGCTGGCCCGTCGTTACGATCGCCTGATGAGCTACGGCCTCTGA